Proteins encoded in a region of the Pseudomonas denitrificans (nom. rej.) genome:
- the tpx gene encoding thiol peroxidase, producing MAQVTLKGNPVSVDGKLPQKGEQAPALSLVAGNLSDVTLETYAGKRKVLNIFPSVDTPTCATSVRKFNAEASKLANTVVLCVSADLPFAQARFCGAEGLENVVNLSTLRGREFLANYGVAIADGPLAGLAARAVVVLDEQNKVLHSELVGEIADEPNYAAAIAALA from the coding sequence ATGGCTCAAGTTACCCTCAAGGGCAACCCGGTTTCCGTCGACGGCAAGCTGCCGCAGAAAGGCGAGCAGGCTCCGGCCCTGTCGCTGGTCGCCGGCAACCTGTCCGACGTCACCCTGGAAACCTACGCCGGCAAGCGCAAGGTGCTGAACATCTTCCCCAGCGTCGACACCCCGACCTGCGCCACCTCCGTGCGCAAGTTCAACGCTGAAGCCAGCAAGCTGGCCAACACTGTCGTACTGTGCGTTTCCGCCGACCTGCCGTTCGCCCAGGCGCGCTTCTGCGGCGCCGAAGGCCTGGAGAACGTGGTGAACCTGTCCACCCTGCGTGGCCGCGAGTTCCTCGCCAACTACGGCGTAGCCATCGCCGACGGCCCGCTGGCCGGCCTGGCTGCCCGCGCTGTCGTGGTGCTGGACGAGCAGAACAAGGTGCTGCACAGCGAGCTGGTAGGCGAGATCGCCGACGAGCCGAACTACGCCGCCGCCATCGCCGCCCTGGCCTGA
- a CDS encoding MdtA/MuxA family multidrug efflux RND transporter periplasmic adaptor subunit, with amino-acid sequence MTASNGSPSKLRTLRPWLITALLFAAVVGLIMWLHSTSSGTPAAQGGRGGRPGPGQMAAGQGGTAVTVSVAPVLKGDLPVHYHALGTVTAYNTVNVRARVSGQLVKVPFQEGQEVKAGDVLAVIDPRPFQAALDQAQGTLLQNQAQLKNAQIDLARYKGLYAEDSIAKQTLDTQEAQVRQFEGTLKTNQGQVADAKLNLEFTQVRAPISGRVGLRQVDVGNLVTSGDTTPLVVITQVKPISVVFSLPQQQLGTIARELYGNKPVPVEALDRNQNQTLATGVLKTLDNQIDTTTGTVKLKAGFENADHKLFPNQFVNVRLLAETLPGVLTIPANAVQRGNDGTYVYLVGEESKAKRQLVTLGTSESERVVVTEGLKEGDRVVVEGTDRLRDGTRMNIATSDEKARAAATEEGDKSTAKPFGSDTPVQDSGKSE; translated from the coding sequence ATGACTGCAAGCAACGGATCGCCCTCGAAACTTCGCACCCTGCGCCCCTGGCTCATCACCGCGCTGCTGTTCGCCGCCGTGGTCGGGCTGATCATGTGGCTGCACTCGACGTCTTCGGGAACGCCGGCAGCCCAGGGCGGGCGCGGCGGGCGACCGGGGCCGGGGCAGATGGCCGCGGGGCAGGGCGGCACGGCGGTGACCGTCAGCGTCGCGCCGGTGCTCAAGGGCGACCTGCCGGTGCACTACCATGCGCTAGGCACGGTGACGGCCTACAACACCGTCAATGTCCGCGCGCGGGTCAGCGGTCAGCTGGTCAAGGTGCCGTTCCAGGAAGGCCAGGAAGTGAAGGCTGGCGACGTCCTCGCGGTGATCGACCCGCGTCCGTTCCAGGCCGCGCTGGACCAGGCCCAGGGCACCCTGCTGCAGAACCAGGCGCAACTGAAGAACGCGCAGATCGACCTGGCCCGCTACAAGGGCCTGTACGCCGAGGACTCCATTGCCAAGCAGACCCTGGACACCCAGGAAGCCCAGGTGCGCCAGTTCGAAGGCACCCTGAAGACCAACCAGGGCCAGGTCGCCGACGCCAAGCTCAACCTCGAATTCACCCAGGTGCGCGCGCCCATCTCCGGCCGCGTCGGCCTGCGCCAGGTGGACGTGGGCAACCTGGTCACCTCCGGCGACACCACGCCGCTGGTGGTCATCACCCAGGTCAAGCCGATCTCCGTGGTGTTCAGCCTGCCGCAGCAGCAACTGGGCACCATCGCCCGCGAGCTGTATGGCAACAAGCCGGTGCCGGTCGAGGCGCTGGACCGCAACCAGAACCAGACTCTGGCCACCGGGGTGCTGAAGACCCTGGACAACCAGATCGATACCACCACCGGCACCGTCAAGCTCAAGGCCGGCTTCGAGAACGCCGACCACAAGCTGTTCCCCAACCAGTTCGTCAACGTGCGCCTGCTCGCCGAAACCCTGCCGGGCGTGCTGACCATCCCGGCCAACGCCGTGCAGCGCGGCAACGATGGCACTTACGTGTACCTGGTCGGCGAGGAGAGCAAGGCCAAGCGCCAGCTGGTCACCCTGGGCACCAGCGAGAGCGAGCGAGTGGTCGTCACCGAGGGCCTGAAAGAAGGCGACCGCGTGGTCGTCGAAGGAACCGACCGCCTGCGTGACGGCACCCGCATGAACATCGCCACCTCCGACGAGAAGGCCCGCGCGGCCGCCACTGAAGAGGGCGACAAGTCCACCGCCAAGCCGTTCGGTTCGGACACTCCGGTCCAGGACAGCGGTAAGAGCGAATGA
- a CDS encoding MdtB/MuxB family multidrug efflux RND transporter permease subunit, whose amino-acid sequence MNPSRLFILRPVATTLLMVAILLSGIIAYRFLPISALPEVDYPTIQVVTLYPGASPDIMTSSVTAPLENQLGQIPGLNEMSSTSSGGASVITLQFSLQINLDVAEQEVQAAINTAQSLLPKDLPNQPVYSKVNPADAPILTLAVMSPDMPLPQIQDLVDTRLAQKISQISGVGLVSISGGQRPAVRIRANPGALAAAGLSLEDLQTTVTNNNLNGPKGSFDGPTRSSTLDANDQLKSADAYRDLIIAYKNGSPLRVRDVASVEDDAENVRLAAWANTSPAVVLNIQRQPGANVIEVVDSIKKMLPQLQATLPGSLEVTVLTDRTTTIRASVADVQFELFLAVCLVVMVTFLFLRNISATLIPSFAVPLSLIGTFGVMYLAGFSINNLTLMALTIATGFVVDDAIVMVENIARYLEQGDEPLEAALKGSKQIGFTIISLTFSLIAVLIPLLFMGDVAGRLFREFAITLAVAILISGFVSLTLTPMLSAKLLRHVEPEKEGRFARAAGRFIDSMIERYAAALRVVLRHQPLTLLVAVATVVLTALLYLFMPKGFFPVQDTGVIQGIAEAPQSISFQSMASRQQDLAKIVLKDPAVDSLSSFIGVDGTNATLNTGRLLINLKPHAERDVTASEVIHRLQPELDQIAGIKLYMQPVQDLTIEDRIARTQYQFTLQDADPDVLADWVPRLVDRLQQLPELADVATDWQDKGLQAYINIDRDTASRLGVSLSSIDSVLYNAFGQRLISTIFTQATQYRVVLEVAPEFQIGPQSLENLYVPSSDGTQVRLSSLAKVEERHTLLAVNHIAQFPAATISFNLAKGVALGEAVQAIRDVEAQMEMPVSLQGSFRGAAQAFEASLSNTLLLVLASIVTMYIVLGILYESFIHPVTILSTLPSAGVGALLALMLSGQDIGIVAIIGIILLIGIVKKNAIMMIDFALDAERNEGKPPHEAIYQACLLRFRPILMTTMAALLGALPLMLAGGAGAELRQPLGVTMVGGLLVSQLLTLFTTPVIYLYFDRLATRWANWRQRHGLDVNSIDPAERG is encoded by the coding sequence ATGAACCCGTCGCGCCTGTTCATCCTGCGGCCGGTCGCCACCACGCTCCTGATGGTGGCGATCCTGCTGTCGGGGATCATCGCCTACCGCTTCCTGCCGATCTCGGCGCTGCCGGAAGTGGACTACCCGACCATCCAGGTGGTGACCCTGTACCCCGGCGCCAGTCCGGACATCATGACCTCCTCGGTGACCGCACCGCTGGAGAACCAGCTGGGGCAGATTCCCGGCCTGAACGAGATGTCCTCCACCAGCTCCGGCGGCGCCTCGGTGATCACCCTGCAGTTCAGCCTGCAGATCAACCTCGATGTGGCCGAGCAGGAAGTCCAGGCGGCGATCAACACGGCGCAGAGCCTGCTGCCCAAGGACCTGCCGAACCAGCCGGTGTACAGCAAGGTGAACCCGGCGGACGCGCCGATCCTGACCCTGGCAGTGATGTCCCCGGACATGCCGCTGCCGCAGATCCAGGACCTGGTGGACACGCGCCTTGCGCAGAAGATTTCGCAGATTTCCGGCGTCGGGCTGGTCAGCATCAGCGGCGGCCAGCGCCCGGCCGTGCGCATTCGCGCCAACCCCGGCGCCCTCGCGGCCGCCGGCCTGAGCCTGGAAGACCTGCAGACCACCGTCACCAACAACAACCTCAACGGCCCCAAGGGCAGCTTCGACGGCCCGACCCGCTCCTCGACCCTGGACGCCAACGACCAGCTCAAGTCCGCCGACGCCTACCGCGACCTGATCATCGCCTACAAGAACGGTTCGCCGCTGCGCGTGCGCGACGTGGCCAGCGTGGAAGACGACGCCGAGAACGTGCGTCTGGCCGCCTGGGCCAACACTTCGCCGGCGGTGGTGCTGAACATCCAGCGCCAGCCGGGCGCCAACGTCATCGAGGTGGTGGACAGCATCAAGAAGATGCTTCCGCAGTTGCAGGCGACCCTGCCCGGCAGCCTGGAAGTGACGGTGCTCACCGACCGCACCACGACCATCCGCGCCTCGGTGGCGGACGTGCAGTTCGAGCTGTTCCTCGCCGTCTGCCTGGTGGTGATGGTCACCTTCCTGTTCCTGCGCAATATCTCCGCGACGCTGATCCCCAGCTTCGCCGTGCCGCTGTCGCTGATCGGCACCTTCGGCGTGATGTACCTTGCCGGCTTCTCGATCAACAACCTGACGCTGATGGCGCTGACCATCGCCACCGGCTTCGTGGTGGACGACGCCATCGTCATGGTGGAGAACATCGCGCGTTACCTGGAGCAGGGCGACGAGCCGCTGGAAGCGGCGCTCAAGGGCTCGAAACAGATCGGCTTCACCATCATCTCGCTGACCTTCTCGCTGATCGCCGTGCTGATCCCGCTGCTGTTCATGGGCGATGTGGCCGGGCGGTTGTTCCGAGAATTCGCCATCACCCTGGCGGTGGCGATCCTGATCTCCGGCTTCGTTTCCCTGACCCTGACGCCGATGCTCAGCGCCAAGCTGCTGCGCCACGTCGAGCCGGAGAAGGAAGGGCGTTTCGCCCGCGCCGCCGGGCGCTTCATCGACAGCATGATCGAGCGCTACGCCGCCGCCCTGCGCGTGGTGCTGCGCCATCAGCCGCTGACCCTGCTGGTGGCCGTCGCCACCGTGGTGCTCACTGCGCTGCTGTACCTCTTCATGCCCAAGGGCTTCTTCCCGGTGCAGGACACCGGGGTGATCCAGGGCATCGCCGAGGCGCCGCAGTCGATCTCCTTCCAGTCCATGGCCAGCCGCCAGCAGGACCTGGCGAAGATCGTGCTGAAGGACCCGGCGGTGGACAGCCTGTCCTCGTTCATCGGCGTCGACGGCACCAACGCCACGCTCAACACCGGGCGCCTGCTGATCAACCTCAAACCCCACGCCGAGCGCGACGTGACCGCCAGCGAGGTGATCCACCGCCTGCAGCCGGAGCTGGACCAGATCGCCGGCATCAAGCTGTACATGCAGCCGGTGCAGGACCTCACCATCGAAGACCGCATCGCCCGCACCCAGTACCAGTTCACCCTGCAGGACGCCGACCCGGATGTCCTCGCCGACTGGGTGCCGCGCCTGGTGGACCGCCTGCAGCAACTGCCGGAGCTGGCTGACGTGGCCACCGACTGGCAGGACAAGGGCCTGCAGGCCTACATCAACATCGACCGCGACACCGCCTCGCGCCTGGGCGTGAGCCTGTCGAGCATCGACAGCGTGCTGTACAACGCCTTCGGCCAGCGACTGATCTCCACCATCTTCACCCAGGCCACGCAGTACCGCGTGGTGCTGGAAGTGGCGCCGGAATTCCAGATCGGCCCGCAGTCGCTGGAGAACCTCTACGTGCCGTCCAGCGACGGCACCCAGGTGCGCCTGTCGAGCCTGGCGAAGGTGGAGGAGCGCCACACCCTGCTGGCGGTCAACCACATCGCCCAGTTCCCGGCCGCGACCATCTCCTTCAACCTGGCCAAGGGCGTCGCCCTCGGCGAGGCGGTGCAGGCGATCCGCGATGTCGAGGCGCAGATGGAAATGCCCGTCAGCCTGCAGGGCAGCTTCCGTGGTGCGGCGCAGGCCTTCGAGGCTTCGCTGTCCAACACCCTGCTGCTGGTGTTGGCGTCCATCGTCACCATGTACATCGTGCTGGGCATCCTCTACGAGAGCTTCATCCACCCGGTGACCATCCTCTCCACGCTGCCCTCGGCGGGCGTGGGCGCGCTGCTGGCGCTGATGCTCTCGGGGCAGGACATCGGCATCGTGGCGATCATCGGCATCATCCTGCTGATCGGCATCGTGAAGAAGAACGCGATCATGATGATCGACTTCGCCCTGGATGCCGAACGCAACGAGGGCAAACCGCCCCATGAGGCGATCTACCAGGCGTGCCTGCTGCGCTTCCGGCCGATCCTGATGACCACCATGGCCGCGTTGCTCGGCGCGCTGCCGCTGATGCTCGCCGGCGGCGCCGGCGCCGAGCTGCGCCAGCCGCTGGGCGTCACCATGGTCGGCGGCCTGCTGGTCAGCCAGTTGCTGACGTTGTTCACCACGCCGGTGATCTACCTGTACTTCGACCGCCTGGCCACGCGCTGGGCCAACTGGCGGCAGCGCCACGGCCTGGACGTGAACAGCATCGACCCGGCGGAGCGTGGCTGA
- a CDS encoding multidrug efflux RND transporter permease subunit, with protein sequence MGGLSRLFILRPVATCLLTLALMLAGALSFSLLPVAPLPNVDFPTILVQASLPGASPETMASTVATPLERSLGRIAGVTDMTSSSSLGNTTIIIQFDLSKDIDGAAREVQSAINAAMSLLPSGMPNNPTYRKANPSDMPIMILTLTSDTYTRGQMYDLASTIVSPKLAQVKGVGQVSIGGSSLPAVRVDVNPDQLSHYGISLDTVRNAINNTNADGPKGSLEFGERHWQVDSNDQLRKASEYAPLIVHYNADTGAAVRLRDVAKVTDSVEDVRNAGFSDDLPAVLLIITRQPGANIIEATDAIHEQLPIIQDVLGPQVKLSVMDDRSPSIRSSLEEAELTLIISVVLVILVVYLFLRNGRATLIPSLAVPVSLVGTFAVMYLCGFSLNNLSLMALIIATGFVVDDAIVVVENIARRIEEGDPPIQAAIRGAREVSFTVLSMTLSLVAVFIPLLLMGGITGRLFREFSVTLAAAILVSLVVSLTLTPMLCARLLKPVERGPKKASVERQSNRYFVAFMQRYRASLSWALEHSRLMVMIMLGCIALNLYLFVVVPKGFLPQQDSGRLRGFAVADQSISFQALDKKMAQFRKILSEDPGVENVVGFVGGGKWQSSNTGSFFVTLKDITERDSAEAIVNRLRKKLAEVPGANLFLVAGQDVRIGGRQGNAQYDFTLRSDDLNLLREWAPKVEAAMNKVPQIVDVNSDAQDKGVQSRLVIDRDRAASLGVNVAEVDAVLNNSYGQRQVSTIFNPLNQYHVVMEVAQPYQETPEELRQVYVINSEEQRIPLSAFTHIEPSRAPLEVNHQGQFAATTFSFNLAQGAQIGPARDAILAAVEPIHLPMEIQATFEGNAGAVQDTQNDMPWLILLALVSVYIVLGILYESYVHPLTILSTLPSAGVGALLTLMLFRTELSLIALIGVILLIGIVKKNAIMMIDFALDAERTQGLSPRDAILEAAMKRFRPIMMTTLAAILGALPLIFGIGGDAALRRPLGMTIVGGLIGSQLLTLYTTPVVYLYLDRLRHWVNKKRGVRTDGALETPV encoded by the coding sequence ATGGGCGGCCTGTCTCGCCTGTTCATCCTGCGCCCGGTCGCCACCTGCCTGCTGACCCTGGCGCTGATGCTGGCCGGTGCGCTGTCGTTCAGCCTGCTGCCGGTGGCGCCGCTGCCCAACGTCGATTTCCCGACCATCCTGGTGCAGGCCTCCTTGCCCGGCGCCAGCCCGGAAACCATGGCCTCCACGGTGGCAACACCGCTGGAGCGCTCGCTGGGGCGCATCGCCGGGGTCACCGACATGACCTCCAGCAGCTCCCTGGGCAACACCACCATCATCATCCAGTTCGACCTGTCCAAGGACATCGACGGCGCCGCGCGCGAGGTGCAGTCGGCGATCAACGCGGCCATGAGCCTGCTGCCCTCGGGCATGCCGAACAACCCGACGTACCGCAAGGCGAACCCGTCGGACATGCCGATCATGATCCTCACGCTGACCTCGGACACCTACACCCGCGGGCAGATGTACGACCTGGCCTCGACCATCGTCTCGCCCAAGCTGGCGCAGGTGAAGGGCGTGGGGCAGGTGAGCATCGGCGGCTCCTCGCTGCCGGCGGTGCGCGTCGACGTGAATCCGGACCAGCTCAGCCACTACGGCATTTCCCTGGACACGGTGCGCAACGCCATCAACAACACCAACGCCGACGGGCCCAAGGGCTCGCTGGAGTTCGGCGAGCGGCACTGGCAGGTGGACTCCAACGACCAGCTGCGCAAGGCTAGCGAGTACGCCCCGCTGATCGTCCACTACAACGCCGACACCGGTGCGGCGGTGCGCCTGCGCGACGTGGCCAAGGTCACCGACTCGGTGGAAGACGTGCGCAACGCCGGCTTCTCCGACGACCTGCCGGCGGTGCTGCTGATCATCACCCGCCAGCCCGGCGCCAACATCATCGAGGCCACCGACGCCATCCACGAGCAGCTGCCGATCATCCAGGACGTGCTCGGCCCGCAGGTGAAGCTGTCGGTGATGGACGACCGCAGCCCGTCGATCCGCTCCTCGCTGGAGGAGGCTGAGCTGACCCTGATCATCTCCGTGGTGCTGGTGATCCTGGTGGTCTACCTGTTCCTGCGCAACGGCCGCGCCACGCTGATCCCCAGCCTCGCGGTGCCGGTGTCGCTGGTGGGCACCTTCGCGGTCATGTACCTGTGCGGCTTCTCGCTGAACAACCTGTCGCTGATGGCGCTGATCATCGCCACCGGCTTCGTGGTGGACGACGCCATCGTGGTGGTGGAGAACATCGCCCGGCGCATCGAGGAAGGCGACCCGCCGATCCAGGCGGCGATCCGCGGCGCGCGGGAAGTGAGTTTCACCGTGCTGTCGATGACCCTGTCGCTGGTGGCGGTGTTCATCCCGCTGCTGCTCATGGGCGGCATCACCGGGCGTCTGTTCCGTGAGTTCTCGGTGACCCTGGCGGCGGCCATCCTGGTATCGCTGGTGGTCTCCCTGACGCTGACGCCGATGCTCTGCGCGCGCCTGCTCAAGCCGGTCGAGCGCGGGCCGAAAAAGGCCTCGGTGGAGCGCCAGAGCAACCGCTATTTCGTCGCCTTCATGCAGCGCTACCGCGCCAGTCTGAGCTGGGCGCTGGAGCACTCGCGGCTGATGGTGATGATCATGCTCGGCTGTATCGCGCTGAACCTGTACCTGTTCGTGGTGGTTCCCAAGGGCTTCCTGCCGCAGCAGGATTCCGGGCGCCTGCGCGGTTTCGCGGTGGCCGACCAGAGCATCTCGTTCCAGGCGCTGGACAAGAAGATGGCGCAGTTCCGCAAGATCCTCTCCGAGGACCCCGGCGTGGAGAACGTGGTGGGCTTTGTCGGCGGCGGCAAGTGGCAGTCGAGCAACACCGGCTCGTTCTTCGTCACCCTGAAGGACATCACCGAGCGCGATTCAGCCGAGGCCATCGTCAACCGCCTGCGCAAGAAGCTGGCGGAGGTGCCTGGCGCCAACCTGTTCCTGGTTGCCGGCCAGGACGTGCGCATCGGCGGCCGCCAGGGCAACGCGCAGTACGACTTCACCTTGCGCAGCGATGACCTCAACCTGCTGCGCGAATGGGCGCCCAAGGTCGAGGCGGCGATGAACAAGGTGCCGCAGATCGTCGACGTGAACAGCGACGCCCAGGACAAGGGCGTGCAGAGCCGTCTGGTGATCGACCGCGACCGAGCGGCGAGCCTGGGGGTGAACGTCGCCGAGGTGGACGCGGTGCTGAACAACTCCTACGGCCAGCGCCAGGTCTCGACCATCTTCAACCCGCTGAACCAGTACCACGTGGTGATGGAAGTCGCCCAGCCGTACCAGGAAACGCCCGAGGAGCTGCGCCAGGTCTACGTGATCAACAGCGAAGAGCAGCGCATTCCGCTGTCGGCCTTCACGCATATCGAGCCAAGTCGCGCGCCGCTGGAGGTCAACCACCAGGGCCAGTTCGCCGCCACCACCTTCTCCTTCAACCTCGCCCAGGGCGCGCAGATCGGCCCGGCCCGCGACGCGATCCTGGCGGCGGTGGAGCCCATCCACCTGCCGATGGAAATCCAGGCCACCTTCGAAGGCAACGCCGGCGCGGTGCAGGACACGCAGAACGACATGCCCTGGCTGATCCTGCTGGCGCTGGTGTCGGTCTACATCGTGCTGGGCATCCTCTACGAGAGCTATGTGCACCCGCTGACCATCCTCTCGACGCTGCCTTCGGCGGGCGTCGGCGCGCTGCTCACGCTGATGCTGTTCCGCACCGAGCTGTCGCTGATTGCGCTGATCGGGGTGATCCTGCTGATCGGCATCGTTAAGAAGAACGCCATCATGATGATCGACTTCGCCCTGGACGCCGAACGCACCCAGGGCCTGTCCCCTCGGGACGCGATCCTGGAGGCGGCGATGAAGCGCTTCCGGCCGATCATGATGACCACCCTGGCCGCCATCCTCGGCGCACTGCCATTGATCTTCGGCATCGGCGGCGACGCCGCGCTGCGTCGCCCGCTGGGCATGACCATCGTCGGCGGTCTGATCGGCAGCCAGTTGCTGACCCTGTACACCACCCCCGTCGTCTACCTCTACCTCGACCGCCTGCGCCATTGGGTCAACAAGAAGCGCGGCGTGCGCACCGACGGCGCCCTGGAGACACCCGTATGA
- a CDS encoding C40 family peptidase, whose translation MRFLPTLLGTALLLALTFPVAEAREVKHPPAHKVAPKPTRAAQTKLVIRKNVRPLRSMKRPLQSSLRRPQRTTSTRVVNRARELIGMPYRWGGTTLASGFDCSGLLVYLFRTEAGMKLPRTTGEMIDSDSKRVGRHDLKPGDAVFFNRNGRGDVSHVGLYIGNNQFIHAPSSGERIRMDSLDNSYWERSFTTARRFNG comes from the coding sequence ATGCGCTTCCTCCCTACCCTGCTGGGCACCGCACTGCTGCTCGCCTTGACTTTCCCTGTCGCCGAAGCCCGTGAGGTGAAGCACCCACCCGCCCACAAGGTCGCGCCCAAGCCGACGCGCGCCGCCCAGACCAAGCTCGTCATTCGCAAGAACGTCCGCCCCCTTCGGAGCATGAAGCGCCCGCTGCAGTCGAGCTTGCGCAGGCCCCAGCGGACGACCAGTACACGGGTAGTCAACCGCGCCCGTGAGCTGATCGGCATGCCCTACCGCTGGGGTGGTACCACCCTTGCCAGCGGCTTCGACTGCAGCGGGCTGCTGGTCTACCTGTTCCGTACCGAGGCCGGCATGAAGCTGCCACGCACCACCGGGGAGATGATTGACAGCGACAGCAAGCGCGTCGGCCGCCACGACCTCAAACCTGGTGACGCGGTGTTCTTCAACCGCAATGGTCGCGGTGATGTCAGCCACGTCGGCCTGTACATCGGTAACAACCAGTTCATCCACGCCCCCAGTTCAGGTGAACGTATCCGCATGGACTCGCTGGACAACAGCTACTGGGAACGCAGTTTCACCACCGCCCGCCGCTTCAACGGCTGA
- a CDS encoding C40 family peptidase: MRIRCCLPLYLALALAGPVALADDFDAPAWRRFDAALIANQTQSSRLVDARLKVPPSLGQQSTAKPAEALNGRQRFAMLKLDRLRRQFGQQSPVDTDRIVARAHELIGTPYRWGGESEKAGFDCSGLLVYLYSSIAKRQLPRTTGLMVAQQRNLVAQRDLQPGDAVFFNHNGRGRTSHVGLYIGAGRFIHAPSTGKTIRIDSLDNSYWQRRYTTARRFSG; encoded by the coding sequence GTGCGCATCCGCTGCTGCCTTCCTCTCTACCTGGCCCTGGCACTCGCCGGCCCCGTGGCCCTGGCCGATGACTTCGACGCCCCGGCCTGGCGCCGCTTCGATGCAGCCCTGATCGCGAACCAGACGCAGAGCAGCAGGCTCGTCGACGCCCGACTCAAAGTCCCACCCAGCCTGGGTCAGCAGAGCACGGCGAAACCGGCCGAAGCCCTGAACGGCAGGCAGCGCTTCGCCATGCTTAAACTCGATCGGTTGCGCAGGCAATTTGGGCAGCAGAGTCCGGTCGACACCGACCGCATCGTCGCCCGCGCCCACGAACTGATCGGCACACCCTACCGTTGGGGCGGCGAATCGGAGAAAGCCGGCTTCGATTGCAGCGGCCTGCTCGTCTACCTCTACAGCAGCATCGCCAAGCGACAACTGCCGCGCACCACCGGCCTGATGGTCGCGCAACAGCGCAACCTGGTTGCCCAGCGCGACCTGCAGCCCGGCGACGCAGTGTTCTTCAACCACAACGGTCGCGGCCGCACCAGCCACGTGGGCCTGTACATCGGCGCAGGACGGTTCATTCACGCCCCCAGCACCGGCAAGACGATCCGCATCGACTCTCTGGACAACAGCTATTGGCAACGCCGCTACACCACCGCACGACGCTTCAGTGGCTGA
- a CDS encoding VOC family protein translates to MALSPFHLAIPVYDLALARRFYGEVFGLAEGRSSAQWVDFDFFGHQLVIHEHPRTASQEAAHTNAVDGHDVPVPHFGVVLPWEDWERLAQRLRERGTQFVIEPHVRFQGQVGEQATLFLFDPCGNALEFKAFKDIGQLFAH, encoded by the coding sequence ATGGCGCTATCGCCCTTCCACCTGGCCATTCCCGTCTACGACCTCGCCCTGGCCCGGCGTTTCTACGGCGAGGTGTTCGGCCTTGCCGAGGGCCGCAGCAGCGCCCAGTGGGTAGACTTCGACTTCTTCGGTCACCAGTTGGTGATCCACGAGCACCCGCGCACCGCCAGCCAGGAGGCGGCGCACACCAACGCCGTCGATGGCCATGACGTGCCGGTACCGCACTTCGGCGTAGTGCTGCCGTGGGAAGACTGGGAGCGCCTGGCGCAAAGGTTGCGCGAGCGTGGCACGCAGTTCGTCATCGAGCCCCATGTGCGCTTCCAGGGCCAGGTGGGCGAACAGGCCACGCTGTTCCTCTTCGACCCCTGCGGCAACGCTTTGGAGTTCAAGGCCTTCAAGGACATCGGCCAGCTGTTCGCCCACTGA
- a CDS encoding antibiotic biosynthesis monooxygenase family protein: MIASTPQPPYYAVTFTSYRTELDEGYGATAERMLELAAQQDGFLGVESARGADGLGLTVSYWRDEAAIRQWKQQTEHRMAQQAGRRDWYSAFRVRISRVEREYGFER, encoded by the coding sequence ATGATCGCCAGCACACCGCAACCGCCCTACTACGCCGTGACCTTCACCTCCTACCGCACCGAGCTGGACGAAGGCTATGGCGCCACCGCCGAACGCATGCTGGAACTGGCCGCGCAGCAGGACGGTTTCCTCGGCGTCGAGTCGGCCCGTGGCGCTGACGGCCTGGGGCTGACCGTGTCCTACTGGCGCGACGAGGCCGCCATCCGCCAGTGGAAGCAGCAGACCGAGCACCGCATGGCCCAGCAGGCCGGCCGCCGCGACTGGTACAGCGCCTTCCGCGTACGTATCAGCCGGGTCGAGCGCGAATACGGTTTCGAACGCTGA